A region of the Peredibacter starrii genome:
ACTGAAACATCTAAGTACCAACCGGAAAATAAATCAATTGAGATTCTGCTAGTAGCGGCGAGCGAACGCAGAGGAGCCCAAACCAATGTGCGTGCACATTGGGGTTGTAGGACTTGCATCAAGGGGAGTTCGATAGGAGAAGGGTTTGGGAAGGCCCACCATAGAGAGTGAAAGTCTCGTATCCGAAATTGAACGAACTGGGCGAGTATCCTGAGTAGAACGGGGCACGAGAAACCCTGTTTGAAGCTGGGGGGACCACCCTCCAAGGCTAAATACTCCTTACTGACCGATAGTGGACTAGTACCGCGAGGGAAAGGTGAAAAGAACCCCGATGAGGGGAGTGAAATAGAACTTGAAACCGCATGCTTACAGACAGTCAGAGGGCTATTGTAAAGCCTGATGGCGTACCTTTTGCATTATGATTCAGCGAGTTATGGTATGTGGCGAGGTTAAGCCGTTGCAGGTGTAGCCGTAGGGAAACCGAGTCTGAATAGGGCGTTAGTCGCATGCTGTAGACCCGAAACGGGATGAGCTATCCATGAGCAGGTTGAAGCGAGGGTAAAACTTCGTGGAGGACCGAACACGTGACGGTTGAAAACGTCTGTGATGACTTGTGGATAGGGGTGAAAGGCCAATCAAATTCCGTGATAGCTGGTTCTCTCCGAAATGCATTTAGGTGCAGCGTCTATTGATTACTAACGGGGGTACAGCACTGACTAGGCTAGGGGCATTACCGTGCTACCAAACCTTATCAAACTCTGAATACCGTTAAGTACAGATAGGCAGTGAGTCTATGGATGCTAAGGTCCGTGGACAAAAGGGAAAGAGCCCAGATCATCAGCTAAGGTCCCTAAATTGACGCTAAGTGGAGAACGTTGTGGAACTACTGTGACATCCAGGAGGTTGGCTTAGAAGCAGCCATCCTTTAAAGAAAGCGTAATAGCTCACTGGACTAGTGGTTCTGCGCGGAAAATGTAACGGGGCTTAAGCGTCGTACCGAAGCTATGAACTTTTTATAAGTGGTAGGAGAGCATTGTGTGTGCTGATGAAGGCGTACCGTAAGGAGCGCTGGAGGTCCCACAAGAGCTGATGCTGAAATGAGTAGCGATAAGGAGGGCGAGAATCCCTCCCACCGTAAAGCTAAGGGTTCCTGGGCCAGGTGAATCCTCCCAGGGTAAGTCGGATCCTAAGGCGAGGCCGAAAGGCGTAGTCGATGGACATCAGGTTAATATTCCTGAACTTAGTATTTATCGTTTGACTGAAGGAGTGACGGAGAAAGGTAGCACATCCAGAGATTGGTTGTTCTGGTGTAAGGTCGTAGGTGGGATCGGTAGGCAAATCCGCTGGTCCATTAACACTGAGAACTGATGCCGAGGCGCAAGCCGAAGTGTGTGACCCTAAGCTTCCAAGAAAAGCTTCGTAGGGAGATAAGTATTAATCCGTACCGTAAACCGACACAGGTAGCTGAGGCGAGAAGCCTAAGGTGCGTGGATGAACTGTAGTTAAGGAACTCTGCAAATTAGAACTGTAACTTCGGGATAAAGTTTGCCCTTGAACGTGAAGTCACTTGCTGGCGTAGCGTATGAGGGTCGCAGTGAAATGGGGGTAGCGACTGTTTACCAAAAACACAGGTCTATGCAAACACGTAAGTGGAAGTATATGGGCTGACGCCTGCCCGGTGCTGGAAGGTTAAAAGGTGAGGTTAGCCGCAAGGCGAAGCTTTAAATTGAAGCCCCAGTAAACGGCGGCCGTAACTATAACGGTCCTAAGGTAGCGAAATTCCTAGTCGGGTAAGTTCCGACCTGCACGAATGGCGTAACGACTTCCCCACTGTCTCAACTATAGATCCAGCGAAATTGGTGAGCGCGTGAAGAAACGCGCTACCCGCGGAAGGACGAAAAGACCCCGTGAACCTTTACTGTAACTTGGCATTGGGTTTCGATTAACCATGCGTAGGATAGGTGGGAGTTTTTGATCCGTGCGTTCCGGCGTACGGGGAGACAACCTTGAAATACCACCCTTGGTTAATTGGAATCCTAACCTGTCGTCATAATCTGGCGAGGGGACAATGTCTGGTGGGCAGTTTGACTGGGGCGGTCGCCTCCTAAAGAGTAACGGAGGCGCACGAAGGTTCCCTCAGCCTGAATGGAAACCAGGCGTAGAGTGTAAACGCATAAGGGAGCTTGACTGCGAGACAAACACGTCGAGCAGGTGCGAAAGCAGGTGTTAGTGATCCGGTGGTTCCGAGTGGAAGGGCCATCGCTCAACGGATAAAAGGTACTCCGGGGATAACAGGCTGATTTCCTCCAAGAGTTCACATCGACGAGGAAGTTTGGCACCTCGATGTCGGCTCATCGCATCCTGGGGCTGGAGCAGGTCCCAAGGGTTTGACTGTTCGTCAATTAAAGCGGTACGCGAGCTGGGTTCAAAACGTCGTGAGACAGTTTGGTCTCTATCCTCCGTGGGCGTAAGATATTTGAGAGGAGCTGTCCTTAGTACGAGAGGACCGGGATGGACAAACCTCTGGTGTACCGGTTGTGGTGCCAACTGCATCGCCGGGTAGCTAAGTTTGGACGGGATAACCACTGAAAGCATCTAAGTGGGAAGCCCCCCTCAAGATTAGATATCTATTAAGGGTGCTTGTAGACTACGAGCTTGATAGGTTGGGTGTGTAAGCGCTGTAAGGCGTTGAGCTGACCAATACTAATAACCCGTTTTGCTTTATTTTCTTTGCCTCTCTACGCTAGAGAGGGGTTTTAAAGTGTGGAACTACATGGTTCAAAATTTGTCTTGCTTATCTTGTTTTGTGATTGTAAAAGTGCAGTCTACCTAAATTGAAATACAGTTTGGGTGTGTCGATAGCGGTGAGGAAATACCCAGTAACATCTCGAACCTGGAAGTCAAGCTCACTTGCGGCGAAGGTAGTGCCAGGGGAACTTGGTGTCAGAATAGCAAGATGCACCCTCCATTTTTATAAAGAACGCCCGCAGCAATGTGGGCGTTTTTATTTTAGGGGTACATGGTTCTAACGGCTCCGCAAGTTCGCCTTTTAAAGCGACTTCTGTTTCTCCTGATTCCTTATTCAGTCCTTCGGATTGGTTTCTATTTTTATCACTTAAATATTTATAAGCAGTTCACACAAGATGAGATCTTCCAGAGTTTTCTGTTGGGAGTTCGATTTGATGTGGCCGCTATTTGTCTTTTAAATCTTCCTCTTATTCTTCTTTCTTGTTTCTCTTGGATTAAAGAGAGAACAGAGAGAATTCTTTTTATCCTCATTAATACTGCGGGCTTTATTGTGACCGTAGATGACTATGAGTTGTTTCTCTTTACTGGGAAGCGCTTGAGTTATGACTTCTTCGTCATTTCTGACGACATTCTCCAACAACTTCCACAGATCTTTCTTTATTATTGGTATCTGCCGATTGCGGCGATTGCTTTTGGAATTGGGTATTACTTCTTTGATCGTAGTTACTTTAAAGCAACTGAGAGGAAGGTTTCATTACCTACTAGAGTAGGAGTGGGATTTGTTCTTTTAGGACTTACTTTTATTGGGATACGTGGAGGACTTCAGCACAAATCGATTAATGTGCAGTCGGCGTTTGTTCAGGGGAAAAATGAATTAGGTCATTTGGTGCTTAATTCTCCTTACCATTTTCTGCGTACGTTGAAGAATAAACCGATGCAGCGTCTGGCCCTATTTAAGAGTGATGATGAAGCAAAAAATATCATTCTTAATCAACGTGATTTCAGAGACGGAATTGAAGGAAAAGCAAAGTCCAATGTGGTTTTGATTATTCTAGAAAGTTTTGCCTCAGAATATATGGAAGGTGGATACACACCATTCCTAAATGAACTAAAAACCAAATCTCATTTCTTCGGTCGTCACCTCGCTAATGGAAGAAAATCCATCGAGGCCCTGCCTTCACTTCTATGTGGTCTTCCATCACTTCTTGATGAACCAATCAGTAAATCTATTTATTCCGGAAACAAATTTAACTGCTTCCCTAAAATGCTAAAGAGTGTTGGGTACACGAATTACTTTTTTCATGCTGGTGCTAAGGGCACAATGGGGTTTGATTCGTATACACTGGCCAATGGATTTGATCGTTATTTCTCTCGTAAAGATTATGGGGAGAAGGATTACGATGGCACTTGGGGAATTTTTGATGGGCCATATCTGCAATACGTGGCGGATCGAATTTCGGAAATGCCGGAACCATTTTTGGCCGGCGTTTTCACGCTGAGTTCACATCAGCCTTATACAATTCCGGGTGAGTTCAGAGGGAAATTTCCGAAAGGGAATCTCGAGATCCATCCAAGTATTGGCTACACCGATTATGCTCTTCGCGAATTCTTTAAACGCATCGAAAAAGAGAAATGGTTTAGTAATACAGTGTTCATCATTACCTCTGATCACAGTCAGAAACTTGAAACGAAGAAATTTTCGAATCTCGTGGGCCGATATCGGGTGCCACTTTTAGTCTATGTTCCAGGTGGAGCGGGGAAAGAGTACACTAAAGTCACTCAACATTCGGATATTCCGAAGACGGTTCTAGATTATTTAGAAATTAAGAGCGATGAACTACCTGCGACAAGTGTAAGTGCTTTCTCAAATGATGAAGGTGCTGCTTTGAATTACGCGGATGGATCGACCTATTTTATGGCCAGAAAAGAAGTAGTTACAACCCTGGATAAGTCATACCAACAGCAGTCTTTTAATTACGATTGGGAAACCGGTGAAATGCATCCGGTAGAGTCAAATAATCCCCTCTTAAAGGCCTACCTTCAGTACTTCATGAATGGGCTGATAAATAATAATTTATCTCTCTAGAGCTCCGCCCAAAACATTGTCACAAAACCCTCCTTCACGATAAACTAAATTGTTATTTTTATTCACATAAATGGGGTTTCTCATGCAGCCTTTGGCCTCGCACATCGATACCAATTCGAAAGATTTCCAGGTGAACGCAGAATTCAATCGCGGTCTCGCCAATGAGTTAAAAAAGAAAATTGAAAAAGTTCGCCAAGGTGGCGGTGAAGATGCGGTTAAAAAACATAAGGCCCGTAAAAAACTTCCTCCACGTGAGCGTATCGAAAAGATTCTGGATCCAGGTTCTCCATTTTTAGAACTATCGGCACTTGCGGCGGATGGTGTTTATGATGAAGACGTTCCTTCGGCCGGTATGGTGACAGGGATTGGTCTGGTTCACGGTGTGGAATGTTTATTTGTGGCAAACGATGCGACGGTAAAAGGTGGGACTTACTTCCCGCTAACTGTAAAAAAACATTTAAGAGCGCAAGAGATCGCGCTTGAAAATAGACTGCCTTGTATCTATCTCGTGGATTCAGGTGGAGCGTTCCTTCCAAAGCAAGATGAAGTTTTCCCGGATAAGGAACACTTCGGAAGAATCTTCTTTAATCAGGCACAGATGTCGTCGCAGGGTATTCCGCAAATCGCAGTGGTGTGTGGTTCATGTACTGCGGGTGGAGCCTATGTTCCGGCAATGAGTGATGAAACGATTATCGTTAAAGGTAATGGGACGATCTTCTTAGGCGGTCCGCCGCTTGTTAAGGCGGCGACTGGTGAAGAAGTTACTGCGGAAGAATTAGGTGGAGCGGATGTTCATACATCTAAATCAGGTGTGGCCGATCATTTTGCTGAAACTGAAGAAGATGCGCTTGAGCAGGCTCGTCACATTGTGGCGACTTTAAATTATCAATCAAAGAATCCTCGTAAGTTCATTAAGACTGAAGTGAAAGCTCCGCTGTATCCTGCGGAAGAAATCTACGGGATCATTCCTCAGGACACTCGTAAGCCATTTGATGTGAGAGAGATTATCGCGCGTTTAGTGGATGGATCTGAGTTTCAGGAATTTAAAGAAAGATACGGCACAACGCTGGTGACGGGATTTGCGAAAATTCACGGATACTTAGTGGGGATTGTGGCGAATAACGGGATTCTTTTTTCTGAGTCTTCTCAGAAGGCCGCTCACTTTGTTGAACTATGTGGCCAAAGAAAAGTGCCTCTGATTTTCCTTCAGAACATCACGGGTTTCATGGTGGGCAAGCAATACGAGAATGAAGGGATCGCGAAACACGGAGCAAAGTTTGTGACGGCGGTTTCTACGGTTAAAGTTCCGAAGTTCACGATCATGATCGGTGGATCGTTTGGAGCTGGTAATTACGGAATGTGTGGACGAGCTTTCGGTCCAAGATTTCTTTTCATGTGGCCCAACTCTCGTATCTCGGTAATGGGTGGTGAGCAGGCAGCGAACGTACTTGCGACTGTAAAACAAGATGGTCTGGCGCACGCTAAGAAACCTCTTATGACGGAACAAGAATTGGCGGCGTTTAAGCAACCAATTCTCGATAAATATGAAAAAGAAGGATCACCTTACTATTCATCAGCTCGTCTATGGGACGATGGTGTGATTGATCCAGCTCAGACACGTGACATTCTTGGTCTGTGTTTAAGCTCAACTCATAATGAAGAATTTAAGGACCCTCAATGGGGCGTCTTCAGGATGTAATGATGAAATACATTGAAGTAATTGAGAAAGAAGAAGGTGTGAAGGAAGTTTGGTTGAATAGACCGGAACTTCATAATGCTTTTAATGCTGAACTAATTGAAGAGATGATCGCGCTGTTTGAATCTTTTAAAGATGAGCGTTTGATTATTCTTTCTGGGAAAGGTTCGAGCTTTTGCGCGGGTGCGGATCTGAATTGGATGAAGGCCATGAAGGATTACACAAAGGAAGAGAACTTCAAGGACTCCAAACGTCTGGCGAAGATGTTCTCTGCCATTAACGAGTGTGATGTGCCGGTGATTGGAAGAATCAATGGGCACGCGCTTGGTGGAGGCGTGGGACTTGTGAGTGTGTGTGATTATGTGATCGCCGCTGATACAGCTCTTATGGGATTCACGGAAGCAAGACTTGGTCTTATTCCGGCGGTGATCTCTCCCTATTGTATTTCAAAAATCGGGGAATCAAATGCCCGTGCATGGTTCTTGTCTGGGGAAAGATTCTCGGCGGAAGAAGGAAAACGTATGGGGCTTGTCCATGACGTGGTTCTTGGACCTGAGATCGATACCAAGGTTGAGGAAGTTAAGAAGAGATTCTTGGCCGCTGGACCGGTAGCTGCCAAAGAAGCGAAAAAGCTTATCCGTGGTGTGATGAAAAATTTAAAGGCGAGTGAGGACTTCACTTGTCAGATGATCAGTGAGCGCAGAATCAGTGCCGAAGGGCAGGAAGGGATGCGTGCACTTCTAGCAAAAGATAAACCAGCTTGGATGAAACAATGAAGATTAAAAAAATTCTGGTCGCTAACCGTGGGGAAATTGCTCTGCGAGTTTTAAAGACCGCCAAAGAAATGGGAATTAAAGTTGTCACAGTTTACGCTGAAGACGATAAGAACCTTCCGCATGCTCTTTATGCTGATGAGTCTTACTCATTGGGTACGGGCGCTCTGGCCGATACTTATTTAAATAAAACAAAGCTCATCGAGATCACTAAAAAATCCGGTGCTGATGCCATTCACCCAGGATACGGATTTCTTTCTGAGAATGAAGAATTCGCTCGTATGGTGGAAGGTGCAGGGATCACATTTATTGGCCCAACTCCTGAATCAATTGTCCTTATGGGCGATAAGATTGGTTCAAAGAAGGCATTAGAGAAAATTAAAGTACCTCTGACTCCGGGTTATCACGGGGATGATCAGAATGATGATAATCTTGTGAAGGAAGCGAAGAAGATTGGCTTCCCGGTTCTTATCAAGGCCTCTGCCGGCGGCGGTGGTAAAGGGATGAGAATTGTTCACGAGGAATCGGAACTTCTGGAAGGCATTCGTGGTGCTAAATCAGAAGGAT
Encoded here:
- a CDS encoding LTA synthase family protein, which codes for MVLTAPQVRLLKRLLFLLIPYSVLRIGFYFYHLNIYKQFTQDEIFQSFLLGVRFDVAAICLLNLPLILLSCFSWIKERTERILFILINTAGFIVTVDDYELFLFTGKRLSYDFFVISDDILQQLPQIFLYYWYLPIAAIAFGIGYYFFDRSYFKATERKVSLPTRVGVGFVLLGLTFIGIRGGLQHKSINVQSAFVQGKNELGHLVLNSPYHFLRTLKNKPMQRLALFKSDDEAKNIILNQRDFRDGIEGKAKSNVVLIILESFASEYMEGGYTPFLNELKTKSHFFGRHLANGRKSIEALPSLLCGLPSLLDEPISKSIYSGNKFNCFPKMLKSVGYTNYFFHAGAKGTMGFDSYTLANGFDRYFSRKDYGEKDYDGTWGIFDGPYLQYVADRISEMPEPFLAGVFTLSSHQPYTIPGEFRGKFPKGNLEIHPSIGYTDYALREFFKRIEKEKWFSNTVFIITSDHSQKLETKKFSNLVGRYRVPLLVYVPGGAGKEYTKVTQHSDIPKTVLDYLEIKSDELPATSVSAFSNDEGAALNYADGSTYFMARKEVVTTLDKSYQQQSFNYDWETGEMHPVESNNPLLKAYLQYFMNGLINNNLSL
- a CDS encoding carboxyl transferase domain-containing protein, with protein sequence MQPLASHIDTNSKDFQVNAEFNRGLANELKKKIEKVRQGGGEDAVKKHKARKKLPPRERIEKILDPGSPFLELSALAADGVYDEDVPSAGMVTGIGLVHGVECLFVANDATVKGGTYFPLTVKKHLRAQEIALENRLPCIYLVDSGGAFLPKQDEVFPDKEHFGRIFFNQAQMSSQGIPQIAVVCGSCTAGGAYVPAMSDETIIVKGNGTIFLGGPPLVKAATGEEVTAEELGGADVHTSKSGVADHFAETEEDALEQARHIVATLNYQSKNPRKFIKTEVKAPLYPAEEIYGIIPQDTRKPFDVREIIARLVDGSEFQEFKERYGTTLVTGFAKIHGYLVGIVANNGILFSESSQKAAHFVELCGQRKVPLIFLQNITGFMVGKQYENEGIAKHGAKFVTAVSTVKVPKFTIMIGGSFGAGNYGMCGRAFGPRFLFMWPNSRISVMGGEQAANVLATVKQDGLAHAKKPLMTEQELAAFKQPILDKYEKEGSPYYSSARLWDDGVIDPAQTRDILGLCLSSTHNEEFKDPQWGVFRM
- a CDS encoding enoyl-CoA hydratase-related protein gives rise to the protein MKYIEVIEKEEGVKEVWLNRPELHNAFNAELIEEMIALFESFKDERLIILSGKGSSFCAGADLNWMKAMKDYTKEENFKDSKRLAKMFSAINECDVPVIGRINGHALGGGVGLVSVCDYVIAADTALMGFTEARLGLIPAVISPYCISKIGESNARAWFLSGERFSAEEGKRMGLVHDVVLGPEIDTKVEEVKKRFLAAGPVAAKEAKKLIRGVMKNLKASEDFTCQMISERRISAEGQEGMRALLAKDKPAWMKQ